In Xanthomonas sacchari, a genomic segment contains:
- the cls gene encoding cardiolipin synthase: MLVIATLQNTWDRLTGIPHIGAYLTAAYLLYILWLSGWIVLQKREPAATLSWVLSLAALPYLGFIIYYLLGPQKVKRQRLRRGRSRSGMEHYSSVCPPDADCTELAKIAQATTGLAPSSATAVQWLVDGAATYEAIVRDIGAAQHHVHLEYYIFNPDRTGTRIRDALVERARAGVRVRLLLDAVGSSHVRKRFLRPLLEAGAEVAWFHPTQLLRPFKFKRPWVNLRTHRKIVVIDGRIAFTGGINVTDEENEALRADAYRDLHLRCEGHVVRSLQLVFVEDWLYATRQGRDAFDMARIWPSDMPSRADGTIQAQVLVSGPDSSWESIHRLQVAAIYEAQRRVWLVTPYFVPGEAARMALTSAALGGLDVRLLVPKRSDSRLVTLAARSYFDELLQAGVQIYEYGPRMLHTKALVTDEDLCLVGSANFDNRSFRLNFEVATLFRDRGLTRQLTELLEGEMANAVRVRDDRKRSLWRYRLPEAVARLTSPLL; the protein is encoded by the coding sequence ATGCTCGTCATCGCAACTCTGCAGAACACCTGGGACCGGCTGACCGGGATCCCGCACATCGGCGCCTATCTCACCGCCGCCTACCTGCTGTACATCCTGTGGCTGAGCGGCTGGATCGTGCTGCAGAAGCGCGAACCGGCGGCGACGCTGAGCTGGGTGCTGTCGCTGGCCGCCTTGCCCTACCTGGGCTTCATCATCTACTACCTGCTGGGCCCGCAGAAGGTGAAGCGGCAACGCCTGCGCCGCGGCCGCTCGCGCTCGGGCATGGAGCACTATAGCAGCGTGTGCCCGCCGGACGCCGACTGCACGGAGCTGGCCAAGATCGCCCAGGCCACCACCGGCCTGGCGCCGAGTTCGGCCACCGCCGTGCAGTGGCTGGTCGACGGCGCGGCCACCTACGAGGCGATCGTGCGCGACATCGGCGCCGCGCAGCACCACGTGCACCTGGAGTACTACATCTTCAATCCCGACCGCACCGGCACGCGCATCCGCGACGCGCTGGTCGAACGCGCCCGCGCCGGCGTGCGGGTGCGCCTGTTGCTGGACGCGGTCGGCTCCTCGCACGTGCGCAAGCGCTTCCTGCGGCCGCTGCTGGAGGCCGGCGCCGAGGTGGCCTGGTTCCATCCCACCCAGTTGCTGCGGCCGTTCAAGTTCAAGCGGCCCTGGGTCAACCTGCGCACCCACCGCAAGATCGTGGTGATCGACGGCCGCATCGCCTTCACCGGCGGCATCAACGTCACCGACGAAGAGAACGAGGCGCTGCGCGCCGATGCCTACCGCGACCTGCACCTGCGCTGCGAAGGCCATGTGGTGCGCAGCCTGCAACTGGTGTTCGTGGAAGACTGGCTGTACGCCACCCGGCAGGGCCGCGACGCCTTCGACATGGCGCGGATCTGGCCCAGCGACATGCCCAGCCGCGCCGACGGCACGATCCAGGCGCAGGTGCTGGTGTCGGGGCCGGATTCGTCGTGGGAGAGCATCCACCGGCTGCAGGTGGCGGCGATCTACGAGGCACAGCGGCGGGTGTGGCTGGTCACGCCGTACTTCGTGCCTGGCGAGGCCGCGCGCATGGCGCTGACCTCGGCGGCGCTGGGCGGGCTGGACGTGCGCCTGCTGGTGCCCAAGCGCAGCGACTCGCGGCTGGTGACGCTGGCCGCGCGCTCGTACTTCGACGAACTGCTGCAGGCCGGGGTCCAGATCTACGAGTACGGCCCGCGCATGCTGCACACCAAGGCGCTGGTCACCGACGAGGATCTGTGCCTGGTCGGCAGCGCCAACTTCGACAACCGCAGTTTCCGGCTCAATTTCGAAGTGGCCACGCTGTTCCGCGACCGTGGGCTGACCCGGCAACTGACCGAGTTGCTGGAGGGCGAGATGGCCAACGCGGTGCGCGTGCGCGACGACCGCAAGCGCTCGCTGTGGCGCTACCGGCTGCCGGAGGCGGTGGCGCGGCTGACCTCGCCGCTGCTGTAG
- a CDS encoding PA0069 family radical SAM protein, protein MSTAIKGRGAGSHLPGRFERTVSQAEDDGWHPDDSEEFAEPRLRTQVSEETARSIISRNQSPDVGFSQSVNPYRGCEHGCSYCFARPSHAYLNLSPGLDFETRLFAKTNAPELLRRELAKPGYVPSPIALGINTDAYQPIERKLQLTRRLIEVFAETRHPFSLITKNALVERDLDLLAPLARDNLVSVHFSVTSLDPRLSARLEPRASAPHARLRAMRTLHEAGVPVGVMVAPVIPWINDHALEAVLEAARDAGAESAGYVLLRLPHEVAPLFRDWLQAHHPDRAAHVMSTVQQLRGGKDYDSTFGKRMRGEGVYADLLARRFALAHKRLGYAAFSRRQLDCSRFVKPLPPRPPSPQGELF, encoded by the coding sequence ATGAGCACTGCCATCAAGGGCCGCGGCGCCGGCAGCCATCTGCCCGGCCGCTTCGAACGCACCGTCAGCCAGGCCGAGGACGACGGCTGGCATCCCGACGACAGCGAAGAATTCGCCGAACCGCGCCTGCGCACGCAGGTGAGCGAGGAGACCGCGCGCAGCATCATCAGCCGCAACCAGTCGCCGGACGTGGGTTTCTCGCAGTCGGTGAACCCCTACCGCGGCTGTGAGCACGGCTGCAGCTACTGCTTCGCCCGTCCCAGCCACGCCTATCTGAACCTGTCGCCTGGGCTGGACTTCGAGACGCGGCTGTTCGCCAAGACCAATGCCCCGGAACTGTTGCGCCGCGAACTGGCCAAGCCGGGCTACGTGCCCAGCCCGATCGCGCTGGGCATCAACACCGACGCCTACCAGCCGATCGAACGCAAGCTGCAGCTGACCCGGCGCCTGATCGAGGTGTTCGCCGAAACCCGCCACCCGTTCTCGCTGATCACCAAGAACGCGCTGGTCGAGCGCGACCTGGACCTGCTGGCGCCGCTGGCCCGCGACAACCTGGTCAGCGTGCACTTCTCGGTGACCTCGCTGGACCCGCGGCTGTCGGCCCGCCTGGAGCCGCGCGCGTCGGCCCCGCATGCGCGGCTGCGCGCCATGCGCACCCTGCACGAAGCCGGGGTGCCGGTCGGGGTGATGGTGGCGCCGGTGATCCCCTGGATCAACGACCACGCGCTGGAAGCGGTGCTGGAGGCGGCCCGCGACGCCGGCGCCGAATCGGCCGGCTACGTGCTGCTGCGCCTGCCGCACGAAGTGGCGCCGCTGTTCCGCGACTGGCTGCAGGCGCACCATCCCGACCGCGCCGCGCACGTGATGAGCACGGTGCAGCAACTGCGCGGCGGCAAGGACTACGACAGCACCTTCGGCAAGCGCATGCGTGGCGAAGGCGTGTACGCCGACCTGCTGGCGCGGCGCTTCGCGCTGGCGCACAAGCGGCTGGGCTACGCCGCGTTCTCACGCCGGCAACTGGACTGCAGCCGCTTCGTCAAACCGCTGCCGCCACGACCGCCATCGCCGCAGGGCGAGCTGTTTTGA
- a CDS encoding 2OG-Fe(II) oxygenase: protein MSDTHPDFIEVFEGAMSREDCAVILRRLRGSTQLRPGEVGSGVFPELKRSRDLRISGLEPWRDVEERLQQAVFGGLLGYLRKYPQTLISPLMLQVPGADGQPHRLSAEDFALLDDAALSNLVRTCLRPGAINLQWYQAGEGGYPYWHCELYPRDPGAETLHRHLLWTLYLNDDFEEGETEFLFQRRKIAPRAGSLLIAPTAFTHTHRGNRPQRGDKFIATSWILFQSAQALYGRE, encoded by the coding sequence ATGTCCGACACGCATCCCGATTTCATCGAAGTATTCGAGGGCGCCATGTCCCGTGAGGACTGTGCGGTCATCCTGCGGCGCCTGCGCGGCAGCACCCAGTTGCGGCCTGGCGAGGTCGGCAGCGGCGTGTTTCCCGAGCTCAAGCGCAGCCGCGACCTGCGCATCAGCGGCCTGGAGCCGTGGCGCGACGTGGAGGAGCGATTGCAGCAAGCGGTGTTCGGCGGGCTGCTCGGCTACCTGCGCAAGTACCCGCAGACGCTGATCTCGCCGCTGATGCTGCAGGTGCCTGGCGCCGACGGCCAGCCGCACCGGCTCAGCGCCGAGGATTTCGCCCTGCTCGACGACGCGGCGCTGTCCAACCTGGTGCGCACCTGCCTGCGTCCGGGCGCGATCAACCTGCAGTGGTACCAGGCGGGCGAGGGCGGCTATCCGTACTGGCACTGCGAACTGTACCCGCGCGATCCCGGCGCCGAGACCCTGCACCGGCACCTGCTGTGGACCCTGTACCTCAACGACGATTTCGAGGAAGGCGAGACCGAGTTTCTGTTCCAGCGCCGCAAGATCGCCCCACGCGCCGGCAGCCTGCTGATCGCCCCGACCGCCTTCACCCACACCCACCGCGGCAACCGCCCGCAACGCGGCGACAAGTTCATCGCCACCAGCTGGATCCTGTTCCAGTCGGCGCAGGCGCTGTACGGCCGGGAGTAG
- a CDS encoding class 1 fructose-bisphosphatase has product MSRTSLTRFLIEEQHAGRIGPELRQLITIVSRACKRISIAVSKGALGGVLGDAGTGNVQGEAQKKLDVLSNDILLEANAWGGHLAACASEEMDHSQPVPDKYPSGDFLLLFDPLDGSSNIDVNVSVGTIFSVLRAPPGTDKPGDEHFLQPGTAQVAAGYCIYGPSTMLVLTLGHGTHAFTLEREEGSFLLTQADMRIPEDTTEFAINMSNQRHWEAPMQQYVADLLAGSEGVRGKNFNMRWIASMVADVHRILTRGGIFIYPWDKKDPGKAGKLRLMYEANPMGMLVEQAGGAASTGRARILGLQPEQLHQRVPVFLGSKNEVAEAVRYHLEHDSRQG; this is encoded by the coding sequence ATGTCGCGAACGTCGCTGACCCGCTTCCTGATCGAAGAACAGCATGCCGGGCGTATCGGCCCGGAACTGCGCCAGCTCATCACGATCGTGTCCCGCGCCTGCAAGCGCATCTCCATCGCGGTCAGCAAGGGCGCGCTGGGCGGCGTGCTCGGCGATGCCGGCACCGGCAACGTGCAGGGCGAGGCGCAGAAGAAGCTGGACGTGCTCAGCAACGACATCCTGCTCGAGGCCAACGCCTGGGGCGGCCACCTCGCCGCCTGCGCCTCGGAAGAGATGGACCACAGCCAGCCGGTGCCCGACAAGTACCCCAGCGGCGATTTCCTGCTGCTGTTCGATCCGCTGGACGGCAGTTCCAACATCGACGTCAACGTCTCGGTCGGCACCATCTTCTCGGTGCTGCGCGCGCCGCCGGGCACCGACAAGCCCGGCGATGAGCACTTCCTGCAGCCGGGCACCGCGCAGGTCGCCGCCGGCTACTGCATCTACGGCCCCAGCACGATGCTGGTGCTGACCCTGGGCCACGGCACCCACGCCTTCACCCTGGAGCGCGAGGAGGGCAGCTTCCTGCTGACCCAGGCCGACATGCGCATCCCCGAGGACACCACCGAGTTCGCGATCAACATGTCCAACCAGCGCCATTGGGAAGCGCCGATGCAGCAGTACGTGGCCGACCTGCTCGCCGGCAGCGAAGGCGTGCGCGGCAAGAACTTCAACATGCGCTGGATCGCCAGCATGGTCGCCGACGTGCACCGCATCCTCACCCGCGGCGGCATCTTCATCTACCCGTGGGACAAGAAGGACCCGGGCAAGGCCGGCAAGCTGCGGCTGATGTACGAAGCCAACCCGATGGGCATGCTGGTGGAGCAGGCCGGCGGCGCCGCCAGCACCGGCCGCGCACGCATCCTCGGCCTGCAGCCGGAGCAACTGCACCAGCGCGTGCCGGTGTTCCTGGGCTCGAAGAACGAGGTCGCCGAAGCGGTGCGGTATCACCTGGAGCACGACAGCCGCCAGGGCTGA
- a CDS encoding MarR family winged helix-turn-helix transcriptional regulator, giving the protein MPTDKKVQDTHISPELKSLHLSMVGIASVMNRPRNDARLLEEAGVTLDQALFRLLVVIERFGPIGVVDLAERLGRDYTTISRQVAKLAAMELVERRGNAQDRRLREATVTPKGKDMTDRLDAARERIGRRIFASWAPQDVTDLVRLMAKFAAALEAGERTP; this is encoded by the coding sequence ATGCCCACCGATAAGAAGGTGCAAGATACACATATTTCGCCCGAACTGAAGTCGCTGCACCTGTCCATGGTCGGCATCGCCAGCGTGATGAACCGCCCGCGCAACGACGCGCGGCTGCTGGAAGAAGCCGGCGTGACCCTGGACCAGGCGCTGTTCCGGCTGCTGGTGGTGATCGAGCGGTTCGGGCCGATCGGGGTGGTGGACCTGGCCGAGCGCCTGGGCCGCGACTACACCACCATCAGCCGCCAGGTCGCCAAGCTGGCGGCGATGGAGCTGGTCGAGCGCCGCGGCAACGCGCAGGACCGGCGCCTGCGCGAGGCCACGGTCACCCCCAAGGGCAAGGACATGACCGACCGTCTGGATGCGGCGCGCGAGCGCATCGGCCGGCGGATCTTCGCCTCCTGGGCGCCGCAGGACGTGACGGATCTGGTGCGGCTGATGGCGAAGTTCGCCGCCGCCCTCGAAGCCGGCGAGCGCACGCCATAG
- a CDS encoding FAD-dependent oxidoreductase, with translation MTMSPEVVICGAGAAGLTLAIELARRGVAFRLLEQRDQPFPGSRGKGIQPRSQEMFEDMGLIHRLFAAGGLYPVLRTHRADGSWVDTVVVEGGPATPAEPYRSPLMVPQFLTEAVLRARLSELGHQVEFGHALLDVAQDAEGVAVRVATQAGEQTIATRYLIGADGGRSAVRRTLDIGFPGQTLGARAVVADIVLHGLPRDAWHSFHEDDTARRISLCPLMGTALFQLQAPVPPDDEVDLSVAGLAAMLRARTGREDLVIERVCWASVYQMNARLADRYRAGRVFLVGDAAHIHPPTGGQGLNTSAQDAYNLGWKLAAVLRGAPAALLDTYEEERRPIAAAMLGLSTRLLDRARHGDQRRGREVQQLDLHYRDSSLSLQADAGERRIQPGDRAPDAPLRGAGGQPLRLFDVLRGTHWTLLGYVADRALAPACRDLHVHIIGPAAELRDAYGHFADAYAPHPGEWLLVRPDGYVAARVATPHLAALIGHFQRHAG, from the coding sequence ATGACGATGTCCCCCGAGGTGGTGATCTGCGGTGCCGGCGCGGCCGGTTTGACCCTGGCGATCGAACTGGCCCGCCGCGGTGTCGCGTTCCGGCTGCTGGAACAGCGCGACCAGCCCTTCCCCGGCTCCCGCGGCAAGGGCATCCAGCCGCGCAGCCAGGAGATGTTCGAGGACATGGGCCTGATCCACCGACTGTTCGCCGCCGGCGGCCTCTACCCGGTCTTGCGCACCCATCGCGCCGACGGCAGCTGGGTCGACACGGTCGTGGTGGAAGGCGGTCCCGCCACCCCGGCCGAACCGTACCGCAGCCCGTTGATGGTGCCGCAGTTCCTGACCGAAGCGGTGCTGCGCGCGCGCCTGTCGGAACTGGGGCACCAGGTGGAGTTCGGCCATGCCTTGCTCGATGTCGCGCAGGACGCCGAGGGCGTCGCCGTGCGCGTGGCCACGCAGGCCGGCGAGCAGACCATCGCAACGCGCTACCTGATCGGCGCCGACGGCGGCCGCAGTGCGGTGCGCCGCACGCTGGACATCGGCTTTCCCGGCCAGACTCTGGGCGCGCGCGCCGTCGTCGCCGACATCGTGCTGCACGGGCTGCCGCGCGACGCCTGGCATTCCTTCCACGAGGACGACACGGCGCGGCGCATTTCGCTGTGCCCGCTGATGGGCACAGCGCTGTTCCAGCTGCAGGCGCCGGTGCCGCCCGACGACGAGGTGGACCTGTCGGTCGCGGGTCTGGCGGCCATGCTGCGCGCGCGCACCGGCCGCGAGGACCTTGTGATCGAACGCGTCTGCTGGGCCTCGGTCTACCAGATGAACGCGCGCCTGGCCGATCGCTACCGCGCCGGGCGCGTGTTCCTGGTCGGCGATGCGGCGCACATCCATCCGCCGACCGGCGGCCAGGGGCTGAACACCAGCGCGCAGGATGCGTACAACCTGGGCTGGAAGCTGGCCGCGGTGCTGCGCGGCGCGCCGGCCGCCCTGCTCGACACCTACGAAGAAGAGCGGCGGCCGATCGCCGCCGCGATGCTGGGCCTGTCCACGCGGTTGCTCGATCGCGCCCGCCACGGCGACCAGCGGCGCGGTCGCGAGGTGCAGCAGCTCGACCTGCACTACCGCGATTCGTCGTTGTCGCTGCAGGCCGACGCGGGCGAGCGCAGGATTCAGCCCGGCGACCGTGCGCCGGACGCGCCCCTGCGCGGTGCGGGCGGGCAGCCGCTGCGGCTGTTCGACGTCCTGCGCGGTACCCACTGGACCCTGCTCGGCTATGTCGCCGATCGCGCTCTCGCTCCCGCGTGCCGTGACCTGCACGTGCACATCATCGGTCCCGCCGCGGAACTGCGCGATGCGTACGGTCACTTCGCCGACGCCTACGCACCGCACCCGGGCGAGTGGCTGTTGGTGCGGCCGGACGGCTATGTCGCCGCACGGGTGGCGACCCCGCACCTGGCGGCGCTGATCGGCCATTTCCAACGGCACGCGGGGTGA
- a CDS encoding aromatic amino acid transaminase, with the protein MSFFANVEQVPGDPILGLTEAYNADSRPTKVNLGVGIYYDENGRIPLLRAVQQIEQQLAQDAKPRGYLPIDGLPAYDLATQKLLFGAESPLLAAGRVATSQTIGGSGALRVGADLLKKLLSTSTIAISNPSWENHRAVFTAAGFDVVDYTYFDPASHGLNFDGMLADLRALPPGSVVLLHACCHNPTGADLGQAQWRTVAELLKERNLFPFVDIAYQGFDKGIDADAYAVRLLAEVGIDNYVVASSYSKSFSLYGERVGALSVVSANAAESKAVQSQVKRIIRTIYSSPSTHGAALVAGVLNSPELRAMWEQELTEMRERIHALRAGMVQKLAALGAPEFGFIQQQAGMFSYSGLSKAQVDRLREEFGIYAVGTGRICVAALSQKNLDYVTQAVATVHKG; encoded by the coding sequence GTGTCCTTCTTTGCAAACGTGGAACAGGTCCCAGGCGACCCGATCCTGGGCCTGACCGAGGCCTACAACGCCGACTCCCGCCCGACCAAGGTCAACCTCGGCGTGGGCATCTACTACGACGAAAACGGCCGCATCCCGCTGCTGCGCGCCGTGCAGCAGATCGAACAGCAGCTGGCGCAGGACGCCAAGCCGCGCGGTTACCTGCCGATCGACGGCCTGCCCGCCTACGACCTGGCCACGCAGAAACTGCTGTTCGGCGCCGAGTCGCCGCTGCTGGCCGCCGGCCGCGTGGCCACCTCGCAGACCATCGGCGGCAGCGGCGCGCTGCGCGTGGGCGCGGACCTGCTGAAGAAGCTGCTGTCCACCTCGACCATCGCCATCAGCAACCCGAGCTGGGAGAATCACCGCGCGGTGTTCACCGCCGCCGGCTTCGACGTGGTCGACTACACCTATTTCGATCCGGCCAGCCATGGCCTGAACTTCGACGGCATGCTCGCCGACCTGCGCGCGCTCCCGCCCGGCAGCGTGGTGCTGCTGCACGCCTGCTGCCACAACCCGACCGGCGCCGACCTGGGCCAGGCGCAGTGGCGCACCGTGGCCGAGCTGCTGAAGGAACGCAACCTGTTCCCGTTCGTGGACATCGCCTACCAGGGCTTCGACAAGGGCATCGACGCCGACGCCTACGCGGTGCGCCTGCTGGCCGAGGTCGGCATCGACAACTACGTGGTCGCCAGCTCGTACTCCAAGTCGTTCTCGCTGTACGGCGAGCGCGTCGGCGCGCTGTCGGTGGTCTCGGCCAACGCGGCCGAGAGCAAGGCGGTGCAGTCGCAGGTCAAGCGCATCATCCGCACCATCTACTCCAGCCCGTCCACGCACGGCGCCGCGCTGGTCGCCGGGGTGCTCAACAGCCCGGAACTGCGCGCGATGTGGGAGCAGGAACTGACCGAGATGCGCGAGCGCATCCACGCCCTGCGCGCCGGCATGGTGCAGAAGCTGGCCGCTCTGGGCGCACCGGAGTTCGGCTTCATCCAGCAGCAGGCCGGCATGTTCTCGTACTCGGGCCTGAGCAAGGCGCAGGTGGACCGGCTGCGCGAGGAGTTCGGCATCTACGCGGTCGGCACCGGCCGCATCTGCGTGGCCGCGCTGAGCCAGAAGAACCTGGACTACGTGACCCAGGCCGTGGCCACCGTGCACAAGGGCTGA
- a CDS encoding TonB-dependent receptor family protein has translation MSAPLLSALLCGACALALPPLLRAAPADEPATTLPALQVQAARVGGVADFDLPASLTSTDLGDSDRLGAQASEALVGVPGLLARDRQNYAQDTQLSIRGFGARSAFGVRGVRLLLDGIPATMPDGQGQLSNFNLFGSERVEVLRGPFSALYGNSSGGVVQLWSADGQPGDPWRLRSAIGSHGTAVLSAQALGQQGDVHYNLAATHFSTDGYRDHSHAQRTTFNAKIGIDLAPGRRLDLLLNALEAPDAQDPLGLSRAQAAADPRQATAAASQFDTRKSTRQVQAGAIFTQQVEQQTWRLMGYAGRRDVTQYLSVPVGAQSNPLNAGGVIDLDGDYGGLDARWAWQGQLGGRPFQFTVGANADRQQQHRTGYENFVGSTLGVKGRLRRDQQDRVENVDQFAQAWWQFAERWSLLAGLRHSQVRFRSDDAYIVGRNPDDSGRTDYAATTPVAGLVFRVADDLRLYASAGRGFETPTFNELGYRRDGGAGLALDLAAARSQNLELGAKWRNAAGASWDAALFRASTDDELAVASNTNGRSTYRNIGRTRRQGAETSLTLPLGDSAQLQLAYTWLQATVRQAYLTCASSGCATPTAVVAAGTRLPGVPQQQLFARWQWQPRAWQFAVEGVAAGDTVVNDLASEAAPGYALLNLEAARRWTTAHGSLRAFARIDNAFDRRYIGSVIVNDGNGRYYEPGPDRSYTVGLQWDLPH, from the coding sequence ATGTCTGCTCCCCTGCTCTCCGCCCTGCTCTGCGGGGCCTGCGCCCTGGCGCTGCCGCCCCTGCTCCGCGCCGCCCCCGCCGATGAACCCGCCACCACCCTGCCGGCGCTGCAGGTCCAGGCCGCCCGCGTCGGCGGCGTGGCCGATTTCGACCTGCCGGCGTCGCTGACCAGCACCGATCTGGGCGATAGCGACCGCCTCGGCGCGCAGGCGTCCGAGGCCCTGGTCGGGGTGCCCGGCCTGCTCGCGCGCGACCGCCAGAACTATGCGCAGGACACCCAGCTGTCGATCCGCGGCTTCGGCGCGCGCTCGGCGTTCGGCGTGCGTGGCGTGCGCCTGCTGCTGGACGGGATCCCGGCGACGATGCCGGACGGCCAGGGCCAGCTGTCCAACTTCAACCTGTTCGGCAGCGAGCGGGTCGAGGTGCTGCGCGGGCCGTTCTCGGCGCTGTACGGCAACTCCTCCGGCGGCGTGGTGCAGCTGTGGAGCGCCGACGGCCAGCCTGGCGATCCGTGGCGGCTGCGCAGCGCGATCGGCAGTCACGGCACCGCGGTCCTCAGCGCGCAGGCGCTGGGCCAGCAGGGCGATGTCCACTACAACCTTGCTGCCACCCATTTCAGCACCGACGGCTACCGCGACCACAGCCACGCGCAGCGCACCACCTTCAACGCCAAGATCGGCATCGACCTGGCGCCCGGGCGGCGCCTGGACCTGCTGCTCAACGCGCTGGAGGCGCCCGATGCGCAGGATCCGCTGGGCCTGAGCCGCGCCCAGGCCGCCGCCGACCCGCGCCAGGCCACCGCCGCGGCCAGCCAGTTCGACACCCGCAAGTCCACCCGCCAGGTGCAGGCCGGCGCCATCTTCACCCAGCAGGTGGAGCAGCAGACCTGGCGGCTGATGGGCTACGCCGGGCGCCGCGACGTCACCCAATACCTCTCGGTGCCGGTGGGCGCGCAGAGCAATCCGCTCAACGCCGGCGGCGTGATCGACCTGGACGGCGACTACGGCGGCCTCGACGCGCGCTGGGCCTGGCAGGGCCAGCTGGGCGGACGCCCGTTCCAGTTCACTGTCGGCGCCAATGCCGACCGCCAGCAACAGCACCGCACCGGCTACGAGAACTTCGTCGGCAGCACGCTCGGGGTGAAGGGCCGCCTGCGCCGCGACCAGCAGGACCGGGTGGAGAACGTGGACCAGTTCGCCCAGGCCTGGTGGCAGTTCGCCGAGCGCTGGTCGCTGCTGGCCGGGCTGCGCCACAGCCAGGTGCGCTTCCGTTCGGACGATGCCTACATCGTCGGCCGCAATCCCGACGACAGCGGCCGCACCGACTACGCCGCGACCACGCCGGTGGCCGGGCTGGTGTTCCGCGTCGCCGACGACCTGCGGCTCTACGCCTCGGCCGGGCGCGGCTTCGAGACGCCGACCTTCAACGAACTGGGCTATCGCCGCGACGGCGGCGCCGGCCTGGCGCTGGACCTGGCCGCGGCGCGCAGCCAGAACCTGGAACTGGGTGCAAAGTGGCGCAACGCCGCCGGCGCCAGCTGGGACGCGGCGCTGTTCCGCGCCAGCACCGACGACGAACTGGCGGTGGCCAGCAACACCAACGGCCGCAGCACCTACCGCAACATCGGCCGCACCCGCCGCCAGGGCGCCGAGACCAGCCTGACCCTGCCGCTGGGCGACAGCGCACAACTGCAACTGGCCTACACTTGGCTGCAGGCGACGGTGCGCCAGGCCTACCTGACCTGCGCCAGCAGCGGCTGCGCCACGCCCACCGCGGTGGTGGCCGCCGGCACGCGCCTGCCCGGCGTGCCGCAGCAGCAACTGTTCGCGCGCTGGCAGTGGCAGCCGCGCGCCTGGCAGTTCGCGGTGGAAGGCGTGGCCGCCGGCGACACCGTGGTCAACGACCTGGCCAGCGAGGCCGCGCCCGGCTATGCGCTGCTCAACCTGGAAGCGGCGCGGCGCTGGACCACCGCGCACGGCAGCCTGCGCGCCTTCGCGCGCATCGACAATGCGTTCGACCGCCGCTACATCGGCTCGGTCATCGTCAACGACGGCAACGGCCGCTACTACGAGCCCGGCCCCGACCGCAGCTACACGGTCGGGTTGCAGTGGGACTTGCCGCACTGA